Below is a genomic region from Scyliorhinus canicula chromosome 2, sScyCan1.1, whole genome shotgun sequence.
TTATGTTCTGTTTCAGTCACCCAGAGCCTCTTTCCTCCTTCACTGATTATTGTTTGGTTAAGAATCCAGCTCCTCGCTTCCCACTTTAGAACAAACTTTCTAAAAATGCCTTCGATCACACTACCACCTGACTTTCTATTGTTTTGTTTATTGTTCTAATGTGGCTTGAGGTAAACTGAACTTGTCAAAATGTGAAAATGAGTCTGGACTGTAACAAACAACACCCCACAATATTGCTGAATATGCTCTGTAAGAAACTACACCCCTCAGCACTGCAACCATAATATCATGCACCAatagattcagaaacagcttctttatcgctgttaccagattcctgaatgccCCCCTTATGGACTGAGTTGATATTTCTAAATCTCTTCACTACAGTTGCAGCACGATACTCTGTATGCACAAATGAagttggttgtggtggttggaggtcaatcatctcagctccaggacatcagtgcagtagttcctcaaggtagtgccctagccccaaccatcttcaactgaatcatcaatgacctcctttctatgcacttttcactgtgccacggtacacgtggcaataaatctgTATCTAATGTAAATCTATTCGCCATACAATTACATGTATTGCTAAAAGTTCTATAGCCTTTGAAGTACAATCTGGAAGCAAAGCACACAGGCAATTACGCATCAGCCATTATGTAGAGTGCTGTAAAAAAAGCACATTGTTCTGaaaatgtcagcttcaacacttATGCTGAACTTTTGGAAACATACCTGGTTGAATGTGTAATGCCAGCTCTTCAGGAATGTCAGTGAAAATGCTGTACAGTATCGGAAACACAATGATTCCAATGCATTGTTGCCATCTTTATACAACAATTAAAATGCGACAGAGGCAAAACACATTCAGTGATACTCAGGTGCGTTAAAATGGTTCTCTTTAGTTTATGTGTCATGTGTTTTGCTGTTTTTGTGCTGAGTTGAAACTATTGCAATCATTAAAATAACAAAAGTACAGTCCAGGGAGGCAATTCTGTCCAACATATAAATGCCAAGCTGTGTGAAGTGGTGAAACATAGTCAGTTACTCAGCTGAAACTCTGAGCTCaaaatggggaaggcaaggaTAAATCAGAATTTATATATTGAATTGGAATTCTTCGTAGCCTAATTTGACAAGTTATTAATTTAAAAACCTGTGACTTTTTCCACAGATTATCTTTTACGAGGACAGGAACTTCCAGGGTCGGCACTATGAGTGCAGCAGTGACTGTGCTGACCTGTCCTCTTACTTCAGCCGCTGTAACTCCGTCCGTGTTGACAGTGACTGgtgggtgatgtatgagaaacccAATTACATGGGATACCAGTACGTTATGAGCAGGGGAGAATATCCTGACTACCAGCGCTGGATGGGATTCAATGACAACATCAGGTCATGTCGCTCCTACCCATATGTAAGTTGCTTTTGGTGATTTTTATTTTGTATCCAAGCTAAGCCTTAGATAATGATCAGTGTGCTGAACATTTGAAGAGccatcagctgttttcacaggtctGATTTTAACTTTGGCCTGTGGTGGTTAACAGGTAGTTAATTGTCTCCCTGTCAAACATCCAGCCTGATTTACCAATCCACTGGCATGTCTTTCGGTCACTGCCTGAAGTTAATTTTGTAATTTTTCAGACGCTGTTAAGTTGTGCGAGATGGACCTTAATGTATTGGTTGTGCAAGCTGGGGCTACGTCTGGGTGTCATGTCGACACTCTATTGCAAAATCTGGTGTAATTAGATACATTTATTGTCGATTCATTAAATATTTAGAACTGAAATCCACATTGATGCATTGACATTGCTGAAAGTAATTAAATCATCTACAGATAGACTGAGACATGATTGGAAATATGGTGACAGACATGTGCATACTCACTCCATTCACCTTATTGTAAATGTTTAATACTTTTGAGGAAAGAGAAAGTTGTTCCCATACAGAGAAACAGAAACAAGCTGATCACAATAGGAAACAGAAATATATACAGATTATTACTGATATTGATAAACCTCTGTCTGTGTGCACGAACTAATATCAGCCCTGtgcactcttacacacacatcaCTGATTAACTGTTTAAAATTAGATAGGAGCTGCTTGTTGGTAACAAGTCTAAAAGATAACCTATTGAATCGATGTTCATAAATTATCTCAGCTTTGTTCTCATTGTTGATCTCATCATCTGGGCTCCATTATATTCCTTCCTTCACAATGTTTCTCTTTTACTGCATATAACAAATGTATATTTATTATTTAATCATTAATATAATCTGATTTGTCTTACAGTACCGAGGTGGAAACTACAAAATGAGGATTTACGAGAGGCCTGACTTTGGAGGACAGATGATGGAATTCATGGATGACTGTCCATCTGTCTACGATCGTTTCCGTTACCGTGACATCCACTCCTCCCATGTGATGGACGGTTACTGGACCTTCTATGAACATCCCAACTACAGAGGCCGACAGTACTTCATGCGACCCGGTGAATACAAGAGATACAGTGACTGGGGCGGCTACAACTCAACTATCGGATCTTTCAGACGCATGAGAGATTTCTAGTTTTTCATTGTAAAATATGATCTTAATTTATTGAATTAGTTGTCAACATAATAAATACTCTCTATTACTCTGTCATCTTATTTAAATCACTTATTTTGAATTCTTGACAGAAACTGCTCAAAGCAGTGTGACTTATCCGGTGGGCACCTGCACAATATCTCACCACAGTGATCTCAGGTTTGTGATTATCAGTAAAATGAAAAAATAGAGaagcagcaaatgtgtggactgaTCCTGCCAGAAAAACTGGGTCGGTGCCAATCCTCTGCTGATCTTACTAAAGTTTGTGCAGTCAACAGGAGATTATCTAATTTCTCTGGGTAACTCAGGCATTTTATTGTGAGATATAGTGATCTGTTGGGACAGATAGAAGTGATGAGGagtgggtttgggaatttgagaggTAGCATGTGGACCTGATGCCAGGAAATAGGTGGTAACTTATCCTCGCAGCTCAGTGGAGGGTGACATTGGATGGAGGTTCTCCTTGTCCTGCTGCTGAACTAACAGTtcagtgccaggcagcactgGTGACCCTGCGGCTGGTACTCCAACCTCCTCGGGAGAACTGGATGTCAAGCCTCTCATTCACAGCGTTGAGAAGCTTGGCCTGGTCGGCATCacaaaagtgaggagcaggtctgtacCCTGCCATGTTTGTTTGTTAACTGGAGTAGGTTGTGAGGGAGCACTTAAAAATAGCTTCTCCTTGTTAGTGacgaggagctgaggcagaaaatacaactggttaactattatcaagTTCCTGaattcccactttaacttgcctctGTAGTTTTAGCAatactaacaccccccccccccccccccccccccctccttgcacCACCGCCACCTACCTTCTCAAACACGCACACAGGCTTTCT
It encodes:
- the LOC119961565 gene encoding gamma-crystallin S-1-like, which produces MGKIIFYEDRNFQGRHYECSSDCADLSSYFSRCNSVRVDSDWWVMYEKPNYMGYQYVMSRGEYPDYQRWMGFNDNIRSCRSYPYYRGGNYKMRIYERPDFGGQMMEFMDDCPSVYDRFRYRDIHSSHVMDGYWTFYEHPNYRGRQYFMRPGEYKRYSDWGGYNSTIGSFRRMRDF